The genome window GGTGCATACGCCATGGCCGCGACGCGGCACATGCACGAGTTCGGCACGACGCACGAACAGCTCGCCGAGATCGCCGTCGCTACCCGCAAGTGGGCGATGATGAACCCCAAGGCGATGATGCAGGATCCGATCACGATTCAGGATGTCCTCGAATCGCGCCCGATCACCTACCCGTTCAACCTGCTCGACTGCTGCCTCGTCACCGATGGTGGTGGTGCCTATGTTATGACAAGCGTCGAGCGCGCCAAGTCGCTGAAGCAGACGCCGGTTGTTGTCCTCGGCGTCGGCGAGGGTCACGACCACTCGCTGATCTCGCAGATGCCGAGCTACACCAGCTTCGCCGCCAAGCACTCAGGCCAGCGCGCGTTCGAGATGTCTGGCATCAGCCGTGACGAGATCGACATCGCCATGGTCTACGACTCGTTCACCTACACCGTCCTGCTCTCGCTCGAGGAGCTGGGCTTCTGCGGCAAGGGTGAGGGCGGCGACTTCGTCTCCAACCAGCGCACCGCGCCGGGCGGCGACTTCCCGATGAATACCAACGGTGGCGGCCTGTCCTACTGCCATACTGGCATGTACGGCATGTTCGCCGTCATCGAGGGCGTCCGCCAGTTGCGCCACGACTACGCCGATCAGGGCCAGCGCCAGGTCAAGGACGCCAAGCTCGGCATCGTCCACGGCACAGGTGGCGTTCTGTCGTCGGCCGGCACGGCGATTCTGGCTCGCGGTTAGTCGCGCAGACTGTTGAGGAGATAAAGACATGGCCGATTACAAGAAGCCGCTGCCAACGCCCGATCCGGTGACCCAGCCGTTCTGGGATAGCCTCAAGCAGCACGAGATGAAGATCCAGCGCTGCAATGACACGGGCAAGTACTTCTTCTACCCGCGTGGCCTGAGCCCGTTCACGCTCTCGGACAACATCTCCTGGGAGACCGTCTCGGGCAAGGGCACCGTCCACGCCTTCACGATCGTCTACAACCAGCGCGCGCCGGGCTTCGCCGAAGAGGTTCCCTACGTCGTCGCGATGGTCGAGCTCGATGAGGGCGCGCGGATGATGTCAAACCTCGTCCAGGTCGAGGCCGACCCCGAGCACGTCAAGATCGGCATGCCGGTCGAGATCGTCTACGAGGACGCCACCGACGAGATCACCCTGCCGAAGTTCAAGCCGGCTGGGTAGCCGCAAACTCATCCGACGATCTGAGAGGCCAATCCCAGTCAGTGGGATTGGCCTCATTGTTCTCCGTCGCTCGGCGGGGATTATCGGTGTCAAACCGTCCGACTGTTGGCGGCGGCAGCCACCAACTTCTTCTGTCATTTCGAGCGAGCACGCGAGAAATCTCCCCTGCGTTGGACTGGCACGAACGGGTGGGAGATCTCTCACTGTGGTTCGAGATGACAGAGGTCAGAGTCAGTTGCCAATCCGACACTCTGTCGCTTTCGCACCCCTTCACCGCTCGCCGACTGGCACCCATCTCTGATTCTCCGGTCCCACATACACGGACTGCGCGGGCGGATGATGCGCCGGTTTCCAGCGTCGAAGTAGTGCGCCAGCCAACCGACCATTCGCCGGCTGACGCCGAATGTCGGCGCGAACTGCTCGGTCTGCAAATCCAGCTATGCAGCAGGAGAGCGGTGTAGTACTCGACGCCTGTCTGTAGCCGCCGTCCCGGCTTGTACCCTCCAGCAAGCGCAGCGCGATCTGTTCGACGCCCATTGCTCGTAGAGCGCCGGGTCACGTCCGGGCGGCGTCCAGCCAGCATTACGCCGCGCCGAGCACGTCCGCACGCGGGTCGCGCACCTTGTAGACGCGGTGACCGAAGCCCATCAGGCGAGCGCCGCGTTCCAGTCGAGCGCGCAGGTCGGCTTCGGCCCGATCGAGGCCGCTGATCTCGAAGACCATGTCGAGCGCCGGTCCGGGTGTCGCCACCATGCAGCGGACCTTTCAATGCGCCGACCGCGCCAGTCACCGCCGAAACCAGGTCCGAATGCGTCGCGATGATGACGCGCGCCGCGAACGTCGAGGCGTTCAGTCCGTGATCGACGACCGTATTCAGGTATGTCTCCAGCGCTCGGACGCTGGCATCATCTGGCCGCTGGCCGGTCAGCATCCAGAGATAGTTCGCCGTATGACCGAGTGTTGTGTCTGGCGTGATTGGCTGGTTCCCGGACGCGAGCTGCGCGTAGGTCGCGACGATGGTCGCAACCTGAGCAATCAGCGTCAGTGCGAGGTCCTGCGAAGTGGAATCTGTGTCGCTCGCTCCCATCCCCAACGTGCCGACTGCAATGCGGAGCGCGTCCATCGGCGGTGTCTTCTGCGCTGCAGCTGTCACAAGGATTGCCTGTGTCGCCTCCGGCAATGCGCGGCGGGCGGCGAGGCTCGATTGCAGCGCCTCCAGCTCAGCGGTGTTTGGCAGGCGATCGTTGAACAGGAGGAATATGACCTCCTCGAACGTCGCGTTTGGCGCGAGCTCCTCAACCGGATAGCCGGCGATAATCAGCTTCCCCGCCTCGCCATCAACGCTACTCAGATGTGTTGCAGCGGCGACGATTCCTTCAAGCCCGGCATGTACCTGTGCTGTTGACATCGTATGCACCCTTCTCGATCGGCAGATAGCCGATGTGTTCATCGTTCTGGGTGTAGTAACCTTCGGTCCATATAGATTGTCAATCTTGATCAGGAAATCAATATATGTATATGGAGGCTCACTGTGAGTGATGCATCGACCGACTCCCGCTATCTGACTGCGGCTGAGGCGGCTGCCGAGCTCGGTATCACGACCTCAACGCTCTACGCCTACGTCAGCCGCGGCCTGATCGCATCCGAGCCGGCCCCCGGCGACGTGCGCGCGCGGCGCTATCGTGTTGAGGACGTGCGTCGCCTCCGCGAGCGGCAGGACGTGCGGCGCAACCCGACTGGTTCGGTCCGCGAGGCGCTGAGCTTCGGGGTGCCCTTGCTTGAATCGGCGATCACGCTCATCGACGATGGTCGGCTCTGGTATCGCGGGCAGGACGCGATTGCGCTGGCCCGCGAGCGATGCTTCGAGGACGTCATCGCGTTGCTCTGGGCCGAGGAGTCCGCGTCGCAGCCACCGATCAGCCAGCCGATTCCCGCACTCGCCCCGCCGCCAGAGCTTGAACCGATCGCCGCCCTGCAGTGGGTGCTCCCCATGCTTTCGGCCAGCGACCCTACGGCCTACGATCGCACCCCGTCGGCGGTTGTCCGGGCAGGTTGGTGGATCTTGCATGCGTTCGTCGATGTGCTCACAGGTGATTCACTTCCGGACTCCCCGATTGCGTCTCGCATCGCGACCGCATGGGCGCCGGGCTCGCCGGAACTCGCTCGCCTGCTGGATGCTGCGTTGATCCTCTGGGCGGATCACGAGCTGAACGTTTCGTCGTTCACCGTGCGCTGCATCATGTCCGCCGGGGCACCGCTCTACGCCGCCATTTCGGGCGGACTTGCCGCATTGCAGGGAGTGAAGCACGGCGGGATGACGTTACGGGTCGACGCGCTGCTGGACGAGATCGGTACGCCGGAGCGCGCGAGAAGTGTCGTCGCCGGACGACTCCGGCGTGGCGACGGCTTGCCCGGCTTCGGCCATCGCCTCTATCCCAGCGGCGACCCGCGTGCGGCGTTGCTGCTGGAGTTGCTCGACGCAGCAATCGGGGATACGGAAATCGGCGCTCTCGGCCGTGCCACCATCGCGGCCGCTGCTGAGGTTGGACTCGTGCCGGTCATTGATCTGGCGATGGTGCTGCTGGCGCGCGCCTATGCGATGCCGCCCGGCGCTCCGCTGGCGCTGATGGCCGTCGGTCGGACGGCTGGCTGGGTAGCGCACGCGCTGGAAGAGAACGAGCGCGACAGGCTGATCCGCCCGCGCGCTCGCTACACTGGACCGCTGCCGAGCTAGTTGTTCGACTCTCCGGCCTGCATCGCTCGACCAACATAGGCGAACAGCTCTTTGTCGATCGACTCGCCGGTCGGCATCGTGTCTTCATTGTCGTAGAAGGACTGCACCGACTTCGTTATGCCGGGATTGCCGCCGGTGAACTCGGCGACGAGCCCGCGCCAGCGCACCATCAGTGCCTGCACTTCGGCATCGCCGGGATCAGCGCCCGCCTCCATCTTGGCGCGCACCGCAGCCATCAGCTGCGGCCACTCCGCTTCGACCTCCTGTATGCGCTCCTCACCGACTTCCTCACGGCGCTTGCGCAGCCATTCCAGCTGCTCTTCGCTGTAGTACTTCTCGACCATGCTCATCGCCTCCATCGTCGTAACCAGTGTGTCGGTCGTGATTGCTTCGCCTTGCTGCAGGAGTTGAGCGATGCCGTCGAGCCGTGACTTGAGCGTCTCCAGCGCTACGATCTGATCGCTCAGTCGAGCACGTTGCAGCTCAATCGTTTCCAGCAGCGACGGATTGTGCGCATCCAGCAGTTCGCGCACCTCGTCGAGTGACAAACCCAGGCTGCGAAGAGATGTCACCTGCTGCAGCCGCCGGACCGCCTCCGGTCCGTACAGACGGTGCCCACCCTCGCTGCGCTCCGACGGCTGGACAAGCCCGATCTCGTCATAGAAACGCAGCGTCCGAACCGTCAACCCCGTCCGCAGCGCCAATTCCCCGATCTTCATCGCTCCCTCCGCCACATGACAGCAGTCTGCGAGGAGCGTACAACCTGACGTTACGTGAGATGCAAGTGAGGAAGGCCCCCACTCCCCGGCCGCTGTCCAGAGGGTGAGGACCGTCCACCCAATTACTTCCGCCCCAAAAACCCATCTACAACTACATCCTCCGTAAACCGCCCAGCCGGTTCCAGCGCCAGCAGGCGTTCGCGAAGATCGGCCTCGAAAGCGGGCCGGTTGTCGCCGAAGAGGCGTGGGGCGGCGAACGAGGTGGAGTACAGGAAGCCGAGGACCGTCTCGACGGACCAGGTATGGCGGACAGGGAAGTGACGCTCTTCAAAGCGGTGGAATGCGGAGCGGGCGAGGATGTCTTCCCACGGGTCGTGGGCGACGCGGTAGGTACTGTCACCGGCGCGGCGTTCGGTGCCGAGCCAGTCGCGCAGGGTGGTGCGGACGATGACCTGCCAATCCAGCTCGCCGGTCCAGATGCCACAACCGTCGCCGGTCAGCAGCACGCTGCCCTCTGGCTCCGTCAGGCGATCAAGTGCGGCGAGCGTTGCGTCGGGCGGCATCCAGTGGAACGAGCGGCCCATCACGGTGATGCGCAGTGGCGCGATCTGGTCGGCCAGCGTCTCGATCGTCTCAGCGCGACCCTCCAGCCAGCGGACGTTGTGGACGCCTGCGTGCTGCGCCGCATCGTCCGCCTCCGCGAGCATGGCGGTGTCGGGATCAACGCCAAAGGCGATGGCAACATGTGGCGCGAACGGCAACGTGAGCTGTCCGGTGCCACAGCCGAGGTCAAGCAAATGCCCGGTGCCATCGAGCCCGCCCTCGCCGACGACCCAGTCGATCAGCGCCGTCGGGTAGCTCGGGCGGTAGCGCGCGTAGTACCAGGCGGTGCCTTCGAACAGCCGGTCTTCCGGCGTGTTCAACGGCGTCCAGGTATCTGCTTCATGCCTGCCAGCGCGGCGTTGAAGCGTGGATCGTCGTGCTGCGGAATGCTCATCGAAACGACATCAGTGAGGCCACTTAACCGCGCAGAGACCTTGGCGACAATCGTGTCCCACGTTCCCGAGATACAGAACGTATCGAGCACCTCGTCGGGAACTACTGTACCGAGGTCGTCCCAGCGACTCTGTGCAATCAATTCGCGCAGCGCCGGGTTCAGCTCCCCCCAGCCGTGGTGCTCCAGTACCGGCAGGTAGGTGCGCGTCGACGCATAGAACGCGATGCGGTAGCGGGCGTTCTCACGCGCGGCTGCGACGGCGTCATCGTCCGGACCAGTGGCGATAAACCCTGTGCCGTTCAGCTCGAAGGTATCGAGCGAGCGCCCC of Thermomicrobiales bacterium contains these proteins:
- a CDS encoding MerR family transcriptional regulator codes for the protein MKIGELALRTGLTVRTLRFYDEIGLVQPSERSEGGHRLYGPEAVRRLQQVTSLRSLGLSLDEVRELLDAHNPSLLETIELQRARLSDQIVALETLKSRLDGIAQLLQQGEAITTDTLVTTMEAMSMVEKYYSEEQLEWLRKRREEVGEERIQEVEAEWPQLMAAVRAKMEAGADPGDAEVQALMVRWRGLVAEFTGGNPGITKSVQSFYDNEDTMPTGESIDKELFAYVGRAMQAGESNN
- a CDS encoding methyltransferase domain-containing protein — its product is MNTPEDRLFEGTAWYYARYRPSYPTALIDWVVGEGGLDGTGHLLDLGCGTGQLTLPFAPHVAIAFGVDPDTAMLAEADDAAQHAGVHNVRWLEGRAETIETLADQIAPLRITVMGRSFHWMPPDATLAALDRLTEPEGSVLLTGDGCGIWTGELDWQVIVRTTLRDWLGTERRAGDSTYRVAHDPWEDILARSAFHRFEERHFPVRHTWSVETVLGFLYSTSFAAPRLFGDNRPAFEADLRERLLALEPAGRFTEDVVVDGFLGRK
- a CDS encoding acetyl-CoA acetyltransferase codes for the protein MTVSLNGKTAIVGVAESDQLGRLPDKPAIMLHAEAARNALADAGLTKDDVDGLFTAGISTLELGEYLGIEPKVTDTTSVGGSSFVIHIAHAAAAIATGRCEVALVTHGESGRSRVGQLPYPYSAQSLRGQFEGPYGLPSPVGAYAMAATRHMHEFGTTHEQLAEIAVATRKWAMMNPKAMMQDPITIQDVLESRPITYPFNLLDCCLVTDGGGAYVMTSVERAKSLKQTPVVVLGVGEGHDHSLISQMPSYTSFAAKHSGQRAFEMSGISRDEIDIAMVYDSFTYTVLLSLEELGFCGKGEGGDFVSNQRTAPGGDFPMNTNGGGLSYCHTGMYGMFAVIEGVRQLRHDYADQGQRQVKDAKLGIVHGTGGVLSSAGTAILARG
- a CDS encoding citrate synthase, which translates into the protein MSDASTDSRYLTAAEAAAELGITTSTLYAYVSRGLIASEPAPGDVRARRYRVEDVRRLRERQDVRRNPTGSVREALSFGVPLLESAITLIDDGRLWYRGQDAIALARERCFEDVIALLWAEESASQPPISQPIPALAPPPELEPIAALQWVLPMLSASDPTAYDRTPSAVVRAGWWILHAFVDVLTGDSLPDSPIASRIATAWAPGSPELARLLDAALILWADHELNVSSFTVRCIMSAGAPLYAAISGGLAALQGVKHGGMTLRVDALLDEIGTPERARSVVAGRLRRGDGLPGFGHRLYPSGDPRAALLLELLDAAIGDTEIGALGRATIAAAAEVGLVPVIDLAMVLLARAYAMPPGAPLALMAVGRTAGWVAHALEENERDRLIRPRARYTGPLPS
- a CDS encoding Zn-ribbon domain-containing OB-fold protein; translation: MADYKKPLPTPDPVTQPFWDSLKQHEMKIQRCNDTGKYFFYPRGLSPFTLSDNISWETVSGKGTVHAFTIVYNQRAPGFAEEVPYVVAMVELDEGARMMSNLVQVEADPEHVKIGMPVEIVYEDATDEITLPKFKPAG